A single region of the Amia ocellicauda isolate fAmiCal2 chromosome 8, fAmiCal2.hap1, whole genome shotgun sequence genome encodes:
- the LOC136754807 gene encoding cingulin-like protein 1 isoform X3: MLGEDVQRYEEEANHLQNFSDKLSSEMEGDSQSRPEKSVGTVGKETRRATENGVSVQQQADSHSLHQNQMEKGLPSHSVTGHSSTQNGDSVVSSKSPGGKQTESITREAPSSAELHTKMASTNRSASFKKETNLKRSGSVKDLIYKFSGSENGKTSPTVTGDHKTERKSLEKSGSDSELMVEEKRKPGGINSLFSKSDGGTLSDQRKTSNNESVLPTISVIPAPAISVSEQNTYQHNGSRSLENLSGSNFSGQSNPAPDTSQNRGSLLTGSTEIPLASEPSGKVLDSDKQPENFPTNTRASQSAKYQLLQDSEVSLNHLKGTDGRVAENGRDSHWENNGTSPYLGLTYSIDRQSSRLDSLDSTGSRDWDSISDRMSGIDSPSRVFNSPYKTPSLDYDRINRISEYKSMPVLSPATSEISLFNSRSSSPVPSPTMLSPRSRFTAYDTWNKQRAVMTSLPALRPGVHNKRDYIEELTRLLDNCQKRNQFLEAESVEMNKERNQIRFEMRGLLVSNEDMLRTNTQLQGELKRVMDRVVELERENTMLNDRFAHMESELSQAREVMVEANAQEYAFNYLQQSLKNKIQDAEENMEKQNQQTQDLSEKLWLTERKMEELETEKQNQDKIIVDLRNKVLRLETELGEALQISTQSTAELNLFQKLKNDSQQRVADLEENLLQRTQELQKAQMIVNRLQGEVSGKLIDKERSLEEEIQLRERLQLQCKQAERSLEDLQMEVQTAVQAKEDIAKHLKLAQEKMIELESDLEEMHDNEQRWAVKNKRAQEQMDQLQLKLIQERDLREQLDCEKVMLERQIRDLRVEVHELQNSKVQEDVMSRAELRVKELENSLRTEERNKIILTNNIGKLERKIKELTDQVEEEHRLAEEQKDLMTQRMRTLKRQLNEAEEEMSRKETQFRLSQRELSEEREAISRLQRQLLDQQVQIKRNESLKMRQALDNFRLDLDSQDEEEGSSKQQPTHFI; encoded by the exons ATGCTGGGAGAAGACGTGCAGCGATACGAAGAAGAGGCCAACCATCTTCAGAACTTCTCAGACAAACTGTCCAGTGAAATGGAGGGAGACAGCCAATCCAGGCCAGAGAAGAGCGTG GGAACTGTTGGCAAGGAGACTAGAAGAGCCACGGAAAATGGTGTATCTGTTCAACAACAAGCAGATAGTCATTCGCTTCATCAGAACCAGATGGAAAAAGGGCTGCCTTCTCACTCTGTTACAGGACACAGCAGCACTCAAAATGGAGACAGTGTTGTATCCTCCAAGTCACCTGGTGGCAAACAAACTGAAAGCATTACTAGAGAGGCCCCTTCCAGTGCTGAGCTTCACACGAAGATGGCTTCGACAAACAGAAGTGCATCTTTCAAGAAGGAAACTAATTTGAAACGGTCAGGCAGTGTAAAAGATCTCATTTATAAGTTTTCTGGAAGTGAAAATGGCAAAACATCTCCGACTGTGACTGGTGATCACAAGACCGAAAGGAAGTCCTTGGAAAAGAGTGGTTCAGACTCTGAGTTGATGGTGGAGGAGAAGAGGAAGCCAGGAGGTATTAACTCCCTGTTCAGTAAGAGCGATGGAGGGACACTGAGTGACCAGAGGAAAACCAGCAACAATGAGAGTGTGCTGCCCACTATCAGTGTGATACCTGCACCAGCGATATCAGTATCTGAACAAAACACCTACCAACACAATGGATCTCGTTCTCTTGAAAATCTCTCTGGGTCCAATTTTTCTGGCCAGAGCAACCCAGCACCGGACACGTCTCAAAACAGGGGCAGTCTTCTCACTGGGTCAACAGAGATCCCACTGGCGTCAGAGCCAAGTGGGAAAGTTTTG GATTCTGACAAGCAACCTGAAAACTTTCCAACCAATACCAGAGCCAGCCAAAGTGCAAAATATCAACTGCTTCAGGATTCAGAAGTTTCGCTGAACCATTTAAAAGGCACTGATGGCAGAGTGGCCGAGAATGGACGGGACTCTCACTGGGAGAATAATGGCACCAGTCCTTACCTGGGTCTGACCTACAGTATAGACAGACAAAGTTCCAGACTGGACTCCCTTGATTCGACTGGATCAAGAGACTGGGATAGCATATCCGATAGG ATGAGTGGCATAGACAGCCCATCTCGCGTATTCAACAGCCCCTATAAGACACCATCTCTTGACTATGATCGAATCAATAGAATCTCGGAGTATAAG AGTATGCCAGTTCTGTCCCCTGCCACATCTGAAATCAGTCTCTTCAACAGCAGAAGCAGTAGCCCTGTTCCCTCTCCCACAATGCTTTCCCCTCGCAGTCGATTCACTGCCTATGACACCTGGAACAAACAGAGGGCG GTAATGACTAGTCTGCCTGCACTGAGACCTGGAGTTCACAACAAACGAGATTATATTGAAGAACTCACACGGCTTTTAGACAACTGTCAAAAG AGGAACCAGTTTCTGGAGGCAGAGAGTGTGGAGATGAACAAGGAGAGGAACCAGATCCGCTTCGAAATGAGAGGGCTGTTGGTGAGCAACGAGGACATGCTCAGGACAAATACCCAGCTGCAAGGAGAACTGAAGAGGGTGATGGATAGAGTGGTGGAGTTGGAAAGAGAAAACACAATGCTGAACGACCGCTTTGCACACATGGAG TCAGAGCTGTCACAGGCAAGAGAGGTGATGGTGGAAGCCAATGCTCAAGAATATGCATTCAACTACTTACAGCAGTCTCTAAAGAACAAGATACAAGATGCTGAG GAAAACATGGAGAAACAAAATCAGCAAACCCAGGATCTTTCTGAGAAACTGTGGCTGACAGAGCGGAAAATGGAAGAGCTTGAAACAGAAAAGCAGAACCAAGACAAGATTATTGTTGACCTGAGAAACAAAGTGCTCCGACTGGAGACAGAG CTGGGAGAGGCtctccagatctcaacccagtccACAGCTGAGTTGAACCTGTTCCAGAAGCTGAAGAATGACTCCCAGCAGCGAGTTGCAGATCTGGAGGAGAACCTTCTGCAGAGAACACAGGAGTTGCAGAAGGCCCAGATGATTGTCAACCGATTACAAGGAGAG GTGTCCGGTAAGCTGATTGACAAGGAGAGGTCTCTGGAGGAGGAGATTCAGCTGCGGGAACGTCTGCAGCTGCAGTGCAAGCAGGCCGAGAGGAGCCTGGAAGACCTACAGATGGAGGTCCAGACTGCAGTCCAAGCCAAAGAGGACATTGCCAAACACCTCAAACTGGCACAG GAAAAGATGATTGAACTGGAGAGCGACTTGGAAGAAATGCATGACAATGAACAGAGGTGGGCTGTCAAGAACAAGAGAGCCCAAGAACAG ATGGATCAACTTCAGCTAAAGTTGATACAAGAAAGAGATTTGAGGGAACAGCTGGACTGTGAGAAAGTGATGCTGGAGAGACAG ATCAGGGACCTGAGAGTTGAGGTTCACGAGCTGCAGAACTCCAAAGTGCAGGAGGATGTCATGTCCAGAGCTGAGCTGAGGGTCAAAGAGCTGGAGAACTCCTTGAGAACAGAGGAGAG GAATAAAATCATTCTGACGAACAACATTGGGAAACTGGAGAGAAAGATTAAAGAGCTGACTGACCAGGTGGAGGAAGAACACCGCCTGGCGGAAGAACAGAAAGACCTG ATGACCCAGCGGATGCGCACCTTGAAACGGCAGCT